One genomic window of Nitrospirota bacterium includes the following:
- a CDS encoding NIPSNAP family protein — protein MITCYLRYVIDPYKVEDFAKYARMWIPLVNKFGGKHHGYFLPHEGANNIAFALFSFPSLAAYEEYRGKIKTDPDCQAAFSFAEKTKCIISYERTFMRPVFGGEK, from the coding sequence ATGATTACCTGTTACTTGCGTTATGTTATTGACCCGTACAAAGTAGAAGACTTCGCGAAATATGCCAGGATGTGGATACCACTGGTTAATAAGTTTGGCGGGAAGCATCATGGCTATTTCCTGCCCCATGAGGGAGCAAATAATATTGCATTTGCACTGTTCAGTTTTCCGAGTCTGGCGGCATATGAAGAATATCGAGGAAAAATTAAAACTGACCCGGATTGCCAGGCAGCCTTTTCCTTTGCAGAAAAAACAAAATGTATAATAAGTTATGAGCGAACCTTCATGCGGCCTGTTTTTGGAGGAGAGAAATGA
- a CDS encoding MBL fold metallo-hydrolase, translated as MKGITSKDRFTLFGILLFTLIGSLIFNQRAFAQQGLTKIADNVYSYVDTKNSLPKNSFGANAGIIIGKDGIVVIDTLVSSKEAKRFIKDIRTISKKPIKYVVNTHYHLDHTFGNADFKRLGAVIISHTNDSKNLKAHGETALRNAKNYGLSEEDMKGTKIAYPVLAFNDRMEIDLGDQKIELIYIMPSHTDGSILVYLPEKKILFAGDILFTNYHPFIGDGNIEEWVKVLDYIMTMDIEKIIPGHGPISSKKDIEDMKNYLIAFDKKAKELTAQSNDVEYIVSEIKKSLPPRPEGIELIQWNIQMKYLKK; from the coding sequence ATGAAAGGAATAACTTCAAAAGATAGGTTCACACTTTTCGGCATTTTATTATTTACACTTATCGGTTCTTTAATATTTAATCAAAGGGCATTTGCTCAACAAGGACTGACAAAGATAGCAGACAATGTTTACTCATATGTTGACACGAAGAACAGCCTTCCAAAAAACAGCTTTGGAGCAAATGCAGGGATTATTATAGGCAAAGATGGTATTGTTGTTATTGATACACTGGTATCCTCAAAAGAAGCAAAAAGGTTTATTAAGGATATACGGACAATCTCAAAGAAACCCATAAAATATGTTGTGAATACCCATTATCACCTTGACCACACATTCGGCAATGCTGATTTCAAAAGGCTTGGAGCAGTAATTATCTCGCACACTAATGATAGTAAAAATCTAAAGGCTCATGGTGAAACAGCTTTAAGAAATGCAAAGAACTATGGTCTTAGTGAAGAGGATATGAAAGGGACGAAGATCGCATATCCTGTTTTGGCATTTAACGACAGGATGGAGATAGATTTGGGAGATCAGAAGATTGAGCTGATTTACATCATGCCATCACATACTGATGGAAGCATTCTGGTATATCTGCCTGAAAAGAAAATACTGTTTGCAGGCGATATTTTATTTACCAACTACCATCCATTTATTGGTGATGGAAATATAGAAGAATGGGTTAAAGTGCTTGACTATATCATGACAATGGATATTGAGAAAATCATTCCAGGTCATGGACCGATTTCGAGCAAAAAGGATATTGAAGACATGAAAAATTATTTGATTGCCTTTGATAAAAAGGCTAAAGAACTTACTGCCCAATCAAACGATGTTGAATATATCGTCTCTGAAATCAAGAAGTCTCTGCCTCCAAGGCCTGAGGGAATTGAACTTATCCAATGGAACATTCAGATGAAATATCTGAAGAAATAA
- a CDS encoding pyridoxamine 5'-phosphate oxidase family protein, with amino-acid sequence MTDSIKNEVLLYLNRHLYGNLATVYSNDPMQPHVTTVAYVNDGFDLYFTTSVKSQKFINIEGNSKVAMTIDEDETDWMKLTGLQIEGIAKVVKAEQVPAVLEIYAEKFPIIKEFPPNLDYRFIKIKPNRIWMLNYQKGFGHRDYLEL; translated from the coding sequence ATGACAGATAGTATTAAAAATGAGGTTTTATTGTATCTGAATAGGCATCTTTACGGGAACCTTGCAACAGTTTATTCAAATGACCCGATGCAACCGCATGTCACTACTGTTGCATATGTAAATGATGGTTTTGATTTATATTTCACAACTTCCGTGAAATCACAGAAATTCATCAATATTGAAGGGAACTCAAAGGTAGCGATGACTATAGATGAAGACGAAACTGATTGGATGAAGTTAACAGGCCTGCAGATCGAAGGAATAGCAAAGGTAGTAAAAGCGGAGCAAGTACCTGCTGTTTTAGAAATCTATGCTGAAAAGTTTCCTATCATAAAAGAGTTCCCCCCAAATCTCGATTACCGCTTCATAAAAATAAAGCCAAATAGAATATGGATGCTCAATTACCAGAAAGGCTTCGGCCATCGTGATTATTTAGAGTTGTAG
- a CDS encoding nitroreductase family protein — MELFEAIKTRRSIRRFLDRPVEDEKLKTILEAVRMSPSWANMQCWRFIVVKDKAMREKISELSYVASFFAPIGYKANPSKKGLAEAPVVIVACADPSQSGVLWNQHYYMTDVGVAAQNLMLAARALGLGTVFVGVFDEEKLRNLLNIPSNIRIVGLFPIGYPQEEKKEGPSRKPLNEIVFYEQWGSEI; from the coding sequence ATGGAACTTTTTGAAGCCATTAAAACAAGGAGGAGCATCCGCAGGTTTCTTGACAGACCTGTAGAAGATGAAAAACTTAAGACGATACTTGAGGCTGTCCGCATGTCCCCTTCGTGGGCAAATATGCAGTGTTGGAGATTTATAGTAGTAAAAGATAAGGCTATGAGAGAAAAAATCAGTGAACTAAGTTACGTGGCGTCTTTCTTCGCACCAATCGGTTATAAGGCAAACCCTTCAAAAAAGGGTCTTGCAGAGGCACCGGTTGTAATTGTTGCCTGTGCAGATCCTTCCCAGTCAGGGGTTCTCTGGAATCAGCACTACTACATGACCGATGTGGGTGTTGCTGCACAGAATCTCATGCTTGCTGCTCGTGCCCTTGGACTCGGCACTGTCTTTGTAGGAGTATTTGATGAGGAAAAACTCCGCAATCTCCTAAATATCCCATCAAACATCCGAATAGTGGGACTTTTCCCCATTGGCTATCCGCAGGAAGAGAAAAAGGAAGGCCCTTCAAGGAAGCCGCTTAATGAGATTGTTTTTTATGAGCAATGGGGAAGTGAAATCTGA
- a CDS encoding helix-turn-helix transcriptional regulator: MGYEACTGECPVERTLKIIGSKWTILIIRDLLEGKKRFGELRKSLSGVSPKTLSGRLKSLESEGIIARRIYPEVPPRVEYALTKRGTSLGAIIKSMKEWGKTAK; encoded by the coding sequence ATGGGCTATGAAGCATGCACCGGGGAATGTCCTGTGGAAAGAACATTGAAAATCATTGGCAGCAAGTGGACGATTCTAATAATCAGGGACCTCCTTGAAGGGAAAAAGAGATTCGGAGAATTGAGGAAATCACTTTCAGGGGTAAGCCCGAAAACATTATCAGGACGCTTGAAATCTTTAGAAAGCGAAGGAATTATTGCAAGAAGAATTTATCCCGAAGTGCCTCCGAGGGTTGAGTATGCCCTTACCAAAAGGGGGACGAGTCTCGGCGCGATTATTAAGAGCA